In a genomic window of Bicyclus anynana chromosome 5, ilBicAnyn1.1, whole genome shotgun sequence:
- the LOC112048603 gene encoding zinc finger protein Xfin → MNVNYDRVCRLCLSSRCELLPIFPTTSSDDSDPPVLASKIKDCVSVQISENDDLPTNVCRKCVDNVNNWHIFKAVCERSQNKLQSLTNKESSQLEELNIKSEPQSDEAYDDGVVIDGSYPDSENAGPSKVQPEGPPILASLGLTPRSDKGMDSEKDEDYEEEEEEREEMNEQSYTNMPHMPEVSITVMRPTGETLHARQGIQQIASKDCLVCGRSYRYSHNARRHELSAHSFDRYTNKTTSKKSSHGHIMQPKFRPNPFNPKARLMPNPISHKMQYMPKAPPTKMMPQKIVAPPKPIPIRTAKPPQNNLPYPLRIKALKDLQIKKKEPQILKTLLTSKPEVLVSEPEILNSGPESPETLISEPEIASFQVETILSEPGGFINQPQDDDEMDDDNNQEQNYDTVDMESDNEIEIARQQESNVDIEENHVENDGDENPQDEIHAEDDQEKEHNIEDNGDSQDMSVENNVDAEHEENAKEHDEENGEKVNNYQDENREDMDDDDDLPPMSIAPVVEINEDLQTNSYNSEGNEEEDLDETVDPNDTIDGDENLKVLDPDKVYVTKTQRDFILKHRDIIEQINTKLCLCCNKEHPRRKAVIQHLQKNGHKVPKHTCYNCVVTFTHIGALLSHMRSNTCTDLWKIIYNENGITDDIVIEDEPIQDTKAQYKDILNARSYACKLCPAKFQLKQFIMKHVLDVHEDGQSRVPHSCVHCGLRFKERSIGKKHIRNGDCTVYIACDLCSEKFLSMQDFNEHAVAVHAGNFDPDSQSKCVDGRPTDCPICGKKNSSYPNLVKHLKTIHNEEKPHHCQHCDAKYEQTADLNKHIYMEHSDRMLGMTAEPDMSLVKEEAEEYHYSCTECNAIFETVDAWTDHQVAEHNQVAHHCDQCEKKFLRPSELAEHKNTHLRVKFYPCNICSNSYSTPQKLNEHAQQAHPGAPVRNFDSEFYCDICVRSFKSRQAYSNHMRIHSKVPTTNRKPGEAKGFAPQIIGKPIRQFSMQPGFSPFVPNAPYCCDICGKGFMHKKNIWKHKKVLHADLLNDRVDSEENTMHASTEEDDYNVDENGALLSTPQFNSFNFTNIPNNVPLQSPEGLPYTCDLCYKRFPLRTSLWKHRRAKHGIAYGNTGGTDGNAPPMAAEGRSSCTICKITFSDKKSYYRHRKNIHKSSVQMCKICGKPLNSTLELYEHLKAAHARELLGYDANQGTSKSQEMVQEAEADYDGDQDLVDPSAEFQAHYPCDTCGKQFVGLLALQNHQCINQIQSQPQTFDCEICHKSYTSIAALKSHRGWHLRSPDGKAAANNSGLWMPQNKVTTKISKHEVIEPTPPPATRSSQPIATTSAPKRRLPPEVEVTVVNPNKKLRSDDSMEMENQNSMSGGPEDRYCNICDKEFTKRAAYQRHMDEVHQPNSVFCPVCDKSFTRKSTLIVHMKKHYEGGEGSSGLGQMEDDGHTCDVCGDQFESAKAVNAHKAVQHAEDSGESDDEGSTVVQQPGEFTCNQCGDGVATPRDLIAHRSMHATPSKFFCNICKVYFARALDLSSHTRARHADNEKVFFPCAMCDRFYMNKKSLQRHIEMMH, encoded by the coding sequence GGCATGGATAGTGAAAAGGACGAGGATTATGAAGAAGAAGAGGAAGAACGGGAAGAAATGAACGAACAATCGTATACAAATATGCCCCACATGCCTGAAGTTTCCATCACAGTCATGCGCCCAACTGGCGAAACCCTTCACGCTCGCCAAGGTATTCAACAGATTGCTTCTAAGGATTGCCTTGTTTGCGGCCGCTCTTATAGATATTCTCATAATGCTCGCAGACACGAACTTAGTGCACACAGTTTCGATAGGTACACTAATAAAACCACGTCAAAGAAATCTTCTCATGGTCATATTATGCAACCCAAATTTAGGCCCAATCCTTTCAATCCTAAAGCACGATTGATGCCAAATCCAATTAGCCACAAGATGCAGTACATGCCAAAAGCACCTCCAACTAAAATGATGCCGCAAAAAATTGTGGCACCACCAAAACCTATTCCAATCAGAACTGCCAAGCCTCCTCAGAATAATTTACCATATCCCCTTCGTATAAAAGCTTTAAAAGACttgcaaataaagaaaaaggagccacaaatattaaaaactttgcTGACATCTAAACCTGAAGTTTTAGTATCTGAACCTGAAATTCTGAACTCGGGTCCAGAAAGTCCAGAGACATTGATCTCAGAACCTGAAATAGCATCTTTCCAAGTGGAGACGATCTTATCAGAGCCAGGTGGTTTTATTAATCAACCACAAGACGACGATGAGATGGATGATGATAATAACCAAGAACAAAATTATGACACTGTTGATATGGAATCTGATAATGAAATCGAAATAGCTCGTCAGCAAGAAAGTAATGTTGATATTGAAGAGAATCATGTTGaaaatgatggtgatgaaaacccgcaggatgaaatccacgcggaAGATGATCAGGAAAAAGAACATAATATAGAAGATAATGGAGACAGTCAAGACATGAGTGTTGAGAATAATGTAGATGCAGAGCATGAAGAAAACGCTAAAGAACACGACGAAGAAAATGGCGAAAAGGTAAATAATTACCAAGATGAAAATCGTGAAGATATggacgatgacgatgatttgCCTCCAATGAGTATCGCTCCTGTGGTAGAAATAAATGAAGATTTACAGACTAACTCCTACAATAGTGAAGGTAATGAAGAAGAAGATTTAGACGAGACTGTCGATCCGAATGATACTATTGATGGTGACGAGAATTTGAAAGTATTGGATCCAGACAAGGTGTACGTAACTAAAACCCAAAGAGATTTCATACTTAAACATCGTGATATTATTGAACAAATCAATACCAAGCTTTGTCTCTGTTGTAACAAAGAACACCCACGCAGAAAGGCTGTTATACAGCATTTACAGAAAAATGGCCACAAAGTTCCAAAGCATACATGCTATAATTGTGTGGTAACTTTCACACACATTGGAGCTTTACTCAGCCATATGAGGTCTAACACTTGCACTGATTTATGGAAAATAATTTACAACGAGAACGGAATTACTGACGACATAGTAATAGAAGATGAGCCAATACAGGATACAAAAGCTCAATATAAAGACATCCTCAATGCGAGATCTTATGCATGCAAACTGTGTCCTGCCAAATTCCAACTGAAGCAGTTCATAATGAAACACGTTCTTGACGTACATGAAGATGGTCAGTCAAGAGTTCCTCATTCTTGCGTCCACTGCGGTTTGAGATTCAAGGAGAGAAGTATTGGGAAAAAGCACATTCGCAACGGAGATTGTACTGTTTACATCGCTTGCGACTTATGTTCTGAGAAATTCTTGAGTATGCAAGATTTTAATGAACACGCCGTGGCCGTGCACGCTGGCAATTTCGATCCTGACAGTCAGAGCAAGTGCGTCGACGGCAGACCGACGGATTGTCCCATATGTGGAAAGAAGAATAGCAGTTATCCGAATTTGGTGAAACATTTGAAAACTATACACAATGAAGAGAAACCTCATCATTGTCAGCATTGCGATGCTAAGTACGAACAGACGGCGGACCTCAATAAACACATTTACATGGAGCACTCTGACCGAATGCTCGGCATGACTGCAGAGCCCGACATGTCTCTCGTGAAGGAGGAGGCCGAGGAATATCATTACTCTTGTACGGAATGCAACGCCATCTTCGAGACTGTCGACGCTTGGACTGACCACCAGGTCGCTGAACACAATCAGGTCGCCCATCACTGTGACCAGTGTGAAAAGAAATTCTTGCGCCCCTCGGAACTCGCCGAACACAAGAACACCCATCTCCGCGTCAAGTTCTACCCGTGCAACATTTGTTCCAACTCTTACAGCACGCCACAAAAATTAAACGAACACGCCCAACAAGCCCACCCCGGCGCTCCTGTCCGCAATTTCGATAGCGAATTTTACTGTGACATTTGCGTACGCTCCTTTAAAAGTCGCCAGGCTTATTCCAATCATATGCGTATTCACTCCAAAGTGCCGACGACTAATAGAAAACCAGGTGAAGCGAAGGGTTTCGCTCCTCAGATAATAGGAAAGCCTATTCGCCAGTTCTCTATGCAACCAGGATTTAGTCCTTTCGTCCCGAACGCCCCCTACTGTTGCGATATATGCGGAAAAGGTTTCATGCATAAGAAAAACATATGGAAACACAAGAAGGTTCTGCACGCGGACCTATTGAATGACAGAGTCGACAGCGAGGAGAATACTATGCACGCGTCAACAGAAGAAGACGATTACAACGTGGATGAAAACGGAGCGCTCCTGTCGACTCCGCAattcaatagttttaattttacaaacattCCCAATAATGTGCCACTGCAATCGCCAGAGGGTCTTCCGTACACCTGTGATTTATGTTACAAACGGTTTCCACTTCGAACTAGTTTGTGGAAGCACAGGCGTGCTAAACACGGCATCGCTTATGGAAACACGGGCGGTACTGATGGCAATGCGCCACCTATGGCCGCAGAAGGTCGATCGAGTTGTACGATATGCAAAATTACGTTTTCCGACAAGAAATCTTATTACCGTCACAGGAAAAACATCCACAAGTCCTCTGTACAGATGTGCAAAATTTGTGGAAAACCGCTCAACTCGACATTAGAACTTTATGAACATTTAAAAGCGGCACACGCGCGCGAATTGTTGGGCTACGATGCGAATCAAGGAACTAGCAAGTCTCAGGAGATGGTACAAGAGGCCGAGGCGGACTACGACGGAGACCAAGACCTGGTGGACCCCAGTGCCGAATTCCAAGCGCACTATCCTTGCGACACTTGTGGCAAACAGTTCGTCGGATTGTTGGCTTTGCAAAATCATCAATGTATAAATCAGATACAGTCCCAGCCCCAAACGTTCGACTGCGAAATATGTCACAAGAGCTACACCTCGATCGCCGCTCTGAAGAGCCACCGCGGCTGGCATTTGCGGTCTCCCGACGGCAAGGCGGCCGCCAACAACTCTGGCCTCTGGATGCCGCAGAACAAAGTGACGACTAAAATTAGCAAGCATGAGGTCATCGAACCAACTCCACCGCCAGCCACTCGTTCTTCTCAACCGATTGCGACAACCAGCGCCCCAAAGAGAAGACTCCCTCCCGAAGTGGAAGTGACCGTCGTGAATCCCAACAAGAAGTTGCGATCCGACGATTCAATGGAAATGGAGAACCAGAACAGCATGTCAGGGGGGCCCGAAGACAGGTACTGCAATATTTGCGACAAAGAGTTTACCAAGCGAGCTGCATATCAACGGCACATGGATGAGGTGCATCAGCCGAATTCAGTGTTCTGTCCGGTTTGTGACAAGAGCTTCACGCGAAAGTCTACACTCATCGTGCATATGAAGAAACATTACGAAGGAGGGGAAGGGTCGTCTGGTTTGGGCCAAATGGAAGACGACGGGCACACGTGCGATGTTTGCGGCGATCAGTTTGAAAGTGCGAAGGCCGTGAACGCACACAAAGCGGTGCAACACGCGGAGGACTCTGGCGAATCGGATGACGAGGGAAGCACGGTGGTGCAACAACCCGGAGAGTTCACTTGCAACCAGTGCGGAGACGGGGTAGCTACCCCCCGAGACCTGATCGCCCACCGTTCCATGCACGCCACGCCTTCCAAATTCTTCTGCAACATATGCAAGGTGTACTTCGCCCGAGCCCTCGACCTGTCTTCCCACACCCGAGCCAGGCACGCTGACAACGAAAAGGTGTTTTTCCCTTGTGCCATGTGCGACCGATTTTATATGAACAAAAAGAGTTTGCAACGTCACATTGAAATGATGCACTGA